One window of the Triticum dicoccoides isolate Atlit2015 ecotype Zavitan chromosome 3B, WEW_v2.0, whole genome shotgun sequence genome contains the following:
- the LOC119274735 gene encoding MDIS1-interacting receptor like kinase 2-like, whose protein sequence is MRVAFMLLCSTASPPSLVLELEASVAGSELAYTENVTEKCDVYSFGVLVLELFMGSHPGDLLSSLSLATTNNELCLQDLLDSRLVLPDAGISRDIYRMLTVAVRCLEPSPSRRPTARRVGDELSTIKACEDHVDYLHAGIIFPAL, encoded by the exons ATGCGCGTCGCCTTCATGCTGCTGTGCTCCACGGCCTCTCCTCCCTCGCTGGTGCTGGAACTGGAAGCAAGCGTCGCAGGCTCAG AGCTAGCATATACAGAAAATGTGACGGAGAAATGTGATGTATACAGCTTTGGAGTGCTTGTTTTGGAGCTATTTATGGGATCCCATCCAGGCGATTTGCTCTCATCCCTCTCGCTGGCCACCACGAACAATGAACTGTGCCTGCAGGATCTTCTGGACTCTAGGCTAGTGCTCCCAGATGCTGGAATCTCTAGAGATATATACCGCATGCTCACTGTCGCAGTCCGGTGCCTGGAACCGAGTCCATCACGCAGGCCAACCGCACGACGTGTCGGTGATGAGCTATCTACGATAAAAGCTTGTGAAGATCATGTCGATTATTTGCACGCTGGCATCATATTTCCTGCACTGTAG